ATAAGCCACCCCTCCGCAAGGGAGAGGCTTGAAAAGCTGGAGAGGCGGGGGGACTTAAGGGTTCAGGCACTGCTGAACATCAGGAAGAGGAACTTTGTCTCCGCGGTGGTGAACCTCAAGGTTCGGAGCATGGACGAGGCCGAGAAGCTGGCCGATGTTTTTGCAAGATGCCCGAGAACGGTCTTCGTCGCCACGACAACCGGTAAGTACAACCTAAACCTGGCTCTCATAGCGGAGAGCTACTCTGCCCTTGAGGCTACCATAGAAAACACGATACGGCCCATGGAGTCGGTTAAGGAGATGGACGTCTCCCTCGGTTCGTCTCCGGCCTATCCAGAGTTCGTTGACTTCAAGCTGGAGCCGACGAGGAAAGTTGCCCCCTGCGGGAAGGTCTGCACGGAGTGCTACATCTACGGCAAGAAATGTATGGGCTGTCCGGCGACGGTTTACTTCATGGGATTGGGGGGAGGTGGTAGGGATTAGACTCCCTCTATCTTCTCCCTCAG
This portion of the Thermococcus sp. genome encodes:
- a CDS encoding Lrp/AsnC family transcriptional regulator is translated as MDERDLLIYRLLRKNGRMKVSEIARELGISHPSARERLEKLERRGDLRVQALLNIRKRNFVSAVVNLKVRSMDEAEKLADVFARCPRTVFVATTTGKYNLNLALIAESYSALEATIENTIRPMESVKEMDVSLGSSPAYPEFVDFKLEPTRKVAPCGKVCTECYIYGKKCMGCPATVYFMGLGGGGRD